The following coding sequences lie in one Gadus morhua chromosome 20, gadMor3.0, whole genome shotgun sequence genomic window:
- the gja3 gene encoding gap junction alpha-3 protein: MGDWSFLGRLLENAQEHSTVIGKVWLTVLFIFRILVLGAAAEEVWGDEQSDFTCNTQQPGCENVCYDQAFPISHIRFWVLQIIFVSTPTLIYLGHVLHIVRMEEKRKEKEEEHRKVSGFPDDKELPYRNGGGGKKVKPPIRDEHGKIRIRGALLRTYVFNIIFKTLFEVGFILGQYFLYGFSLRPLYKCSRWPCPNTVDCFISRPTEKTIFIIFMLVVACVSLLLNLLEIYHLGWKKLKQGVYHPDHLLRAAGQLATPEGVASLGAPALLNYPPTYSHITAGMGSPTDAEFKMEELQREEGARTPPPTPPAAHYYISSNNNHRLAAEQNWANLATEQHTRQMKATSPTPTSFSSSSSEAAPPCSTSPTPLMATPGNAAAPGDVATSGDGAGLTPEPGQREEEDVTMATVEMHLEGVFPDPRRLSRASKSSSIRARHDDLAI, from the coding sequence ATGGGCGACTGGAGCTTTCTGGGCCGGCTTCTTGAGAACGCGCAGGAGCACTCGACGGTGATCGGCAAGGTCTGGCTCACCGTCCTCTTCATCTTCCGCATCCTAGTGCTGGGTGCCGCAGCAGAGGAGGTGTGGGGCGACGAGCAGTCGGACTTCACCTGCAACACGCAGCAGCCCGGTTGCGAGAACGTCTGCTATGACCAGGCCTTCCCCATCTCCCACATCCGCTTCTGGGTGCTGCAGATCATCTTTGTGTCCACGCCCACGCTCATCTACCTGGGCCACGTGCTGCACATCGTGCGCATGGAGGAGAAGcgcaaggagaaggaggaggagcaccgcAAGGTCAGCGGGTTCCCCGATGACAAGGAGCTGCCGTACCGGAACGGGGGCGGCGGTAAAAAGGTGAAGCCGCCGATCAGAGACGAGCACGGCAAAATCCGCATCCGCGGGGCCTTGCTGCGTACCTACGTGTTCAACATCATCTTCAAGACTCTGTTTGAGGTGGGCTTCATCCTGGGCCAGTACTTCCTGTACGGCTTCTCGCTGCGGCCGCTCTACAAGTGCTCCCGTTGGCCGTGCCCCAACACGGTGGACTGCTTTATCTCCAGGCCCACGGAGAAGACTATCTTCATCATATTCATGCTTGTTGTGGCTTGTGTGTCGCTTTTACTCAACCTGCTGGAGATCTACCACCTGGGCTGGAAGAAGCTGAAGCAGGGCGTGTACCACCCCGACCACCTGCTGCGGGCCGCCGGCCAGCTGGCCACGCCGGAGGGCGTGGCCTCGCTAGGGGCCCCGGCTCTCCTCAACTACCCCCCCACCTACAGCCACATAACGGCCGGCATGGGGTCCCCCACCGACGCCGAGTTCAAGATGGAGGAGCTCCagcgggaggagggggcgcGGACGCCTCCCCCGACTCCCCCGGCCGCCCACTACTAcatcagcagcaacaacaaccaccgTCTGGCCGCAGAGCAGAACTGGGCCAACCTGGCCACCGAGCAGCACACCCGCCAGATGAAggccacctcccccacccccacgtccttctcctcctcaagcAGTGAAGCGGCCCCGCCCTGCTCAACTAGCCCCACCCCCTTAATGGCAACCCCGGGCAACGCTGCAGCCCCCGGTGATGTGGCGACCAGTGGCGACGGAGCCGGCCTGACCCCCGAGCCGGGCCagcgggaggaagaggatgtcACCATGGCGACGGTGGAGATGCACCTGGAGGGGGTGTTCCCGGACCCCCGGCGTCTTAGCAGAGCCAGTAAGAGCAGCAGCATCCGCGCCCGGCACGATGACCTCGCCATCTGA
- the gjb8 gene encoding gap junction protein beta 8 — protein MTWGALYAQLGGVNKHSTSLGKIWLSVLFIFRITILVLAAESVWGDEQSDFTCNTQQPGCKNVCYDHFFPVSHIRLWCLQLIFVSTPALLVAMHVAYRNRGDKRTMLRSNGGEKTTDLELEGLKRRRLPITGSLWWTYTCSLFFRLIFEGGFMYALYFLYGGFQMPRLVKCEQWPCPNKVDCFISRPTEKTVFTIFMVSSSTLCMVLNVAELAYLVAKALLRCSNRAARRKMPYVHHDGGAARDLALMENKKNDLMMSPCMDSGNKTA, from the coding sequence ATGACTTGGGGCGCGCTGTACGCCCAGTTGGGCGGAGTCAACAAGCACTCCACCAGCCTGGGGAAGATCTGGCTGTCGGTGCTCTTCATCTTCCGCATCACCATCCTCGTCCTGGCGGCCGAGAGCGTGTGGGGCGACGAGCAGTCGGACTTCACGTGCAACACGCAGCAGCCGGGCTGCAAGAACGTCTGCTACGACCACTTCTTCCCCGTGTCCCACATCCGCCTGTGGTGCCTGCAGCTGATCTTCGTGTCCACGCCGGCGCTGCTTGTGGCCATGCACGTGGCCTACCGTAACCGGGGCGACAAGCGCACCATGCTGCGGTCCAACGGCGGGGAGAAGACCACGGACCTGGAGCTCGAGGGGCTGAAGCGCCGGAGGCTGCCCATCACGGGGTCCCTGTGGTGGACCTACACCTGCAGCCTGTTCTTCCGGCTGATCTTCGAGGGCGGGTTCATGTACGCCCTGTACTTCCTGTACGGCGGCTTCCAGATGCCGCGGCTGGTCAAGTGCGAGCAGTGGCCGTGCCCCAACAAGGTGGACTGCTTCATCTCGCGGCCCACGGAGAAGACGGTGTTCACCATCTTCATGGTGTCGTCGTCCACCCTCTGCATGGTGCTGAACGTGGCGGAGCTGGCCTACCTGGTGGCCAAGGCGCTGTTGCGCTGCTCCAACCGTGCGGCCCGCAGGAAGATGCCCTACGTCCACCACGACGGCGGGGCGGCGAGAGACCTGGCCCTGATGGAGAACAAGAAGAACGACCTCATGATGTCGCCCTGCATGGACTCGGGCAACAAGACCGCCTGA
- the cryl1 gene encoding lambda-crystallin homolog: MSSSGKTITVIGSGLIGRSWAMVFASGGYRVRIYDNQPGLAAKAVTEIRKQLGELEEASTLRGELSSSDQLALLSSHDDLKQALEGAFFVQESVFEDLAAKQSVFQAVECLVGSEVILSSSTSCLLPSNVFSAVQMPNRCIVSHPVNPPYYVKLVELVPHPATLGAVMDATHTLMTQVGQCPVRLNKEIDGFALNRVQYAIIAESWRLVEEGVISVRDIDLVMSEGLGMRYAFIGPMETMHLNAPDGLEDYLRRYRTGMRRVLSSAGPVPQFSGEAAERITKEMSELIPSQPEPLSARRERRDQLLMGLARLKKEKP; encoded by the exons ATGAGCTCTAGCGGGAAAACCATTACGGTCATTGGAAG TGGTCTGATTGGCCGGTCTTGGGCGATGGTGTTCGCCAGCGGAGGCTACAGAGTCCGCATCTATGACAACCAGCCAGGCTTGGCTGCCAAGGCCGTCACAGAGATCAG GAAGCAGCTGGGGGAGCTAGAGGAAGCCAGCACGTTGAGAGGCGAGCTGAGCTCCTCTGATCAACTGGCTCTGCTGAGCAGCCACGATGACCTGAAGCAGGCACTAGAGGGCGCCTTCTTCGTCCAG GAGAGTGTATTCGAGGACCTGGCCGCCAAGCAGAGCGTGTTCCAGGCGGTGGAGTGCCTCGTGGGGTCGGAGGTCATCCTGAGCAGCTCCACTTCCTgcctgttgccaagcaacgtcTTCTCAGCAGTCCAGATGCCGAACCGCTGCATCGTATCACACCCG GTAAATCCTCCCTACTACGTCAAACTGGTGGAGTTGGTGCCCCACCCTGCCACACTGGGGGCCGTGATGGAcgccacacacaccctcatgactcag gttggcCAGTGTCCGGTGCGTCTCAACAAGGAGATCGACGGCTTCGCCCTCAACAGAGTCCAATATGCCATCATCGCAGAGTCCTGGAGGCTCGTggag GAGGGGGTCATCTCTGTCCGGGATATTGACCTGGTTATGTCAGAGGGCCTGGGCATGCGCTACGCCTTCATCGGTCCTATGGAAACAATGCATCTGAATGCACCCGACG GTCTGGAGGACTACCTGCGGCGCTACAGAACTGGGATGAGGAGGGTGCTGAGCTCTGCAGGACCAGTGCCTCAGTTCTCTGGAGAAGCAGCGGAGCGAATCACCAAG gAGATGAGTGAGTTGATCCCCAGCCAGCCGGAGCCCCTGTCAGCCAGGAGGGAGCGGAGAGACCAACTCCTCATGGGTCTGGCCCGCCTGAAGAAGGAGAAGCCCTGA